The following are from one region of the Halorussus rarus genome:
- a CDS encoding anaerobic glycerol-3-phosphate dehydrogenase subunit C, translating into MSDAPNANDASETGSPNEPDDPHDAREEATVESDEFEPVHVFEESEEMDLRPGSDDCYKCSTCDSVCPVAEVDDEFPGPKFQGPEQWRLKRKGDRDVDESVMSCSNCMRCDSSCPSDVPLSQMHNTARGEFVEEQMEKLSREYVRNRILANYRFFAEVASRMPRLANFVMGNSLVQAVNERLLGITAERDFPEFADETFREWWEKRGGSAASKKRAREARAERGGAQARSEDKRVAYFHGCYSNYNTPEVGKAMVRLYEHFGYEVLVPPQKCSGTPMFANGMLADARRAAETNVRELAAAIESGADIVASCTSCSMSLRQEYPELFDFEGTAGVAARTYEALEYLRLHEDLDGSLEAADADLDGAAFAYHAPCHARNQGVDGQAVELLDRLDGADAEDVGPSCSGISGTYGWKAEKYDASMEIGAEMFDHMEESPAETGLTECPTCAMQMEHGTGYEVRHPLEVLAEALVDGEN; encoded by the coding sequence ATGAGTGACGCACCGAACGCGAACGACGCGAGCGAGACAGGCTCCCCGAACGAACCGGACGACCCCCACGACGCGAGGGAGGAGGCGACCGTCGAGAGCGACGAGTTCGAGCCGGTGCACGTCTTCGAGGAGAGCGAGGAGATGGACCTCCGGCCGGGCAGCGACGACTGCTACAAGTGCTCGACCTGCGACTCGGTCTGCCCGGTCGCGGAGGTCGACGACGAGTTCCCCGGCCCGAAGTTCCAGGGCCCCGAGCAGTGGCGGCTCAAGCGCAAGGGCGACCGGGATGTCGACGAGTCGGTGATGTCGTGCTCGAACTGCATGCGCTGCGACTCGTCGTGTCCTTCCGACGTTCCCCTCAGCCAGATGCACAACACGGCTCGCGGGGAGTTCGTGGAGGAACAGATGGAGAAGCTCTCGCGGGAGTACGTCCGCAATCGAATCCTGGCGAACTACCGATTCTTCGCCGAAGTGGCGAGCAGGATGCCGCGGCTCGCCAACTTCGTGATGGGCAACTCGCTCGTCCAGGCCGTCAACGAGAGGCTGCTCGGCATCACCGCCGAGCGCGACTTCCCCGAGTTCGCCGACGAGACGTTCCGGGAGTGGTGGGAGAAGCGAGGCGGCAGCGCCGCCTCGAAGAAGCGAGCGCGGGAGGCGCGAGCGGAGCGCGGGGGCGCGCAGGCCAGGAGCGAGGACAAGCGCGTGGCGTACTTCCACGGCTGCTACTCGAACTACAACACCCCTGAGGTGGGCAAGGCGATGGTGCGACTCTACGAGCACTTCGGCTACGAGGTGCTGGTCCCCCCGCAGAAGTGCTCGGGCACGCCGATGTTCGCCAACGGGATGCTGGCCGACGCCCGGCGCGCGGCCGAGACGAACGTCCGGGAACTCGCGGCCGCTATCGAAAGCGGCGCGGACATCGTCGCCTCCTGCACCTCGTGCTCGATGTCGCTCCGCCAGGAGTACCCCGAACTGTTCGACTTCGAGGGGACCGCCGGCGTCGCGGCCCGGACCTACGAGGCCCTCGAGTACCTGCGACTCCACGAGGACCTCGACGGTTCGCTGGAGGCGGCCGACGCCGATCTCGACGGCGCCGCCTTCGCGTACCACGCGCCCTGTCACGCCCGCAACCAGGGCGTCGACGGCCAGGCGGTCGAACTGCTCGACCGACTCGACGGCGCCGACGCCGAGGACGTCGGCCCCTCGTGCTCGGGCATCTCGGGCACCTACGGCTGGAAGGCCGAGAAGTACGACGCGTCGATGGAGATCGGCGCCGAGATGTTCGACCACATGGAGGAATCGCCGGCCGAGACGGGGCTGACCGAGTGCCCGACCTGCGCGATGCAGATGGAACACGGAACGGGCTACGAGGTCCGCCACCCGCTCGAGGTGCTTGCCGAGGCGCTGGTCGACGGCGAGAACTGA
- a CDS encoding NAD-dependent epimerase/dehydratase family protein, giving the protein MRVFIAGATGVLGRRLVADLADRGHAIVGLTRTDSGDELVRARGGDPRRGDVLDRDSLRDAAAGADAVVHAATAIPTARKPTDGDWERNDRVRREGARNLTAVAADVGADRFVQQSVVWVARQPDGSRFDETAKPNPDRTTQSALDAERIAREAAREAGFETTVLRCGFFYAHDSAHTRTFGEELLAGNMPILGGGLLGRKDAELSVLHVDDAARAFAEAVESDSVGLYHVVDEEHVTTADFIRAFADRLDAPEPRRVPVWLAKYLAGEATVRLLTSPMPTTAERFRRDFDWEPRYPTYREGLDAVVERWCGDGTVRETAAGYEWRGKAVRTSHGDGSRTDDSAEAAEP; this is encoded by the coding sequence ATGCGAGTGTTCATCGCGGGCGCGACCGGCGTCCTCGGGCGGCGACTCGTTGCCGACCTCGCCGACCGGGGTCACGCGATCGTCGGCCTGACGCGGACCGACTCGGGCGACGAACTGGTCCGGGCGCGGGGCGGAGACCCGCGGCGCGGCGACGTGCTCGACCGCGACTCGCTCCGCGACGCCGCGGCGGGAGCCGACGCCGTGGTCCACGCAGCCACCGCTATCCCGACGGCTCGAAAACCGACCGACGGGGACTGGGAGCGAAACGACCGCGTGCGTCGCGAGGGCGCGCGGAACCTGACCGCGGTCGCGGCCGACGTCGGTGCGGACCGCTTCGTCCAGCAGAGCGTCGTCTGGGTCGCCCGCCAGCCGGACGGCTCGCGGTTCGACGAGACCGCGAAGCCGAACCCGGACCGGACCACTCAGTCGGCGCTGGACGCCGAGCGCATCGCTCGGGAGGCGGCCCGGGAGGCTGGATTCGAGACGACCGTCCTCCGCTGTGGCTTCTTCTACGCTCACGACTCGGCCCACACGCGAACGTTCGGGGAGGAACTGCTCGCCGGCAACATGCCGATACTCGGCGGCGGTCTGCTCGGTCGCAAGGACGCGGAACTCTCCGTCCTGCACGTCGACGACGCTGCGCGGGCGTTCGCCGAGGCAGTCGAGAGCGACTCTGTCGGCCTCTACCACGTCGTCGACGAGGAACACGTCACGACCGCCGACTTCATTCGGGCGTTCGCGGACCGTCTCGACGCGCCCGAGCCCCGCCGCGTACCGGTGTGGCTGGCGAAGTACCTCGCGGGCGAGGCGACGGTCCGGCTGCTGACGAGTCCGATGCCCACGACCGCCGAGCGGTTCCGGCGCGACTTCGACTGGGAACCGCGGTATCCGACCTACCGGGAGGGACTCGACGCGGTGGTCGAGCGGTGGTGCGGGGACGGGACCGTCCGCGAGACCGCGGCCGGGTACGAGTGGCGCGGGAAAGCGGTGAGGACGAGTCACGGCGACGGCTCGAGGACCGACGATTCCGCGGAGGCGGCCGAGCCGTAG
- a CDS encoding helix-turn-helix domain-containing protein, whose product MRRVQLTFYAPDAEVHPIHTMLAERDYVDAAEMVHWNDAGETMTHAFYVEGDREAFSAELAETPEVRAYDVTPVDDRGFYAHVRAETTPVQRAMFDAYREGGVVVTSTLEHTDDGGVTFDAVGTADALQELHDTAPEEVVVRVERVGGIEATPETVAAVLSARQREAVETAVAAGYYDVPRTASHEDVAEALDCAPSTASEHLRKAESKVLRALFGE is encoded by the coding sequence ATGCGTCGCGTCCAGTTGACGTTCTACGCGCCCGACGCCGAGGTCCACCCGATCCACACGATGCTGGCCGAGCGCGACTACGTGGACGCCGCCGAGATGGTCCACTGGAACGACGCGGGCGAGACCATGACCCACGCGTTCTACGTCGAGGGCGACCGGGAGGCGTTCTCCGCGGAACTCGCCGAGACGCCCGAGGTGCGGGCGTACGACGTCACGCCGGTCGACGACCGCGGCTTCTACGCCCACGTCCGGGCCGAGACGACCCCCGTCCAGCGGGCGATGTTCGACGCCTACCGCGAGGGCGGCGTCGTGGTCACCTCGACCCTCGAACACACCGACGACGGCGGCGTCACCTTCGACGCGGTCGGCACCGCGGACGCGCTACAGGAACTTCACGACACGGCGCCCGAGGAGGTCGTCGTCAGGGTCGAGCGGGTCGGCGGAATCGAGGCCACCCCGGAGACGGTGGCGGCGGTTCTCTCCGCGCGCCAGCGCGAGGCGGTCGAGACGGCCGTCGCGGCGGGCTACTACGACGTGCCCCGGACCGCGAGCCACGAGGACGTGGCCGAGGCGCTGGACTGCGCGCCGAGCACGGCGTCCGAGCACCTCCGGAAGGCCGAATCGAAGGTACTGCGGGCGCTGTTCGGGGAGTAG
- a CDS encoding DUF368 domain-containing protein, which produces MREWLSIYLKGVFMGAADAVPGVSGGTIALITGIYERLVGAIAAFEPGVLAALPRAYDPDARGRIAGMLREMDVAFLLVLGAGIITAVVGVTGAIASIEKSSPAVLFAFFFGLIAASAFVLWSEVRLDTTGEKVAAVVGLVVAFLLADQSAAAAIPHSPVVLFLAGAIAICAMILPGVSGSLLLILFGQYIFMTNTLHAFIDETIGVVRGGSLDPVVGHAVAVASFVAGAAVGILTFARVVKWALANHREVTLTFLVALMVGALRLPVAEILGAGGAWTPTRFATVLTAGFVGAFAVLLVDYYTDDLDYVEEEPTPTAAPRND; this is translated from the coding sequence ATGCGAGAGTGGCTCTCCATCTACCTCAAGGGCGTGTTCATGGGCGCCGCCGACGCGGTCCCCGGCGTCTCTGGGGGCACCATCGCGCTGATAACCGGCATCTACGAGCGGCTCGTCGGCGCCATCGCCGCCTTCGAGCCCGGCGTGTTGGCCGCCCTGCCCCGCGCGTACGACCCGGATGCGCGAGGTCGTATCGCCGGGATGCTCCGCGAGATGGACGTTGCGTTCCTGCTCGTGCTCGGCGCGGGCATCATCACCGCCGTCGTCGGCGTGACAGGTGCGATAGCAAGCATCGAGAAGTCCTCGCCCGCGGTCCTGTTCGCGTTCTTCTTCGGTCTCATCGCGGCGTCCGCGTTCGTCCTGTGGAGCGAGGTCCGACTCGACACGACCGGCGAGAAGGTCGCCGCGGTCGTCGGACTGGTCGTCGCGTTCCTGCTCGCCGACCAGTCGGCCGCTGCGGCGATACCCCACTCGCCGGTCGTGCTGTTCCTCGCCGGTGCGATAGCGATCTGTGCGATGATCCTGCCCGGCGTCTCGGGGTCGCTGCTGCTCATCCTGTTCGGCCAGTACATCTTCATGACGAACACGCTCCACGCGTTCATCGACGAGACCATCGGCGTCGTCCGGGGCGGCTCGCTTGACCCCGTGGTCGGTCACGCGGTGGCGGTCGCGTCGTTCGTCGCGGGTGCGGCGGTCGGCATCCTCACCTTCGCCCGGGTGGTGAAGTGGGCGCTGGCGAACCACCGGGAGGTGACGCTGACGTTCCTCGTCGCGCTGATGGTCGGCGCGCTTCGACTTCCAGTCGCCGAAATACTCGGTGCTGGCGGCGCGTGGACGCCGACCCGTTTCGCCACGGTCCTCACCGCCGGCTTCGTCGGCGCCTTCGCGGTCCTGCTGGTCGACTACTACACCGACGACCTCGACTACGTGGAGGAGGAACCGACGCCGACCGCGGCGCCGCGGAACGACTGA
- a CDS encoding oligosaccharyl transferase, archaeosortase A system-associated produces MSQQTEQVEDSTDTAESVLDSFEDWYHVPVLAAAIAFMLWVRLQSYGQFIRDGEVYFAGNDAWYHLRQVQYTVHNWPATMPFDPWTYFPFGTSVGQFGTLYDQLVATAALVVGLGDPSSTLVAKTLLVAPAVFGALIAIPTYLVGKRLGGRPGGLFGVVVLALFPGTFLRRGLVGFADHNIAEPLFQTFAVLAMMVALTVGERERPVYELVADRDIEALRAPLVYSALAGVATALYIWTWPPGVLLVGIFGVFFGLKLTADYVRGVSPDHLGFVGAVSMAVAGLLLLVPLGTLNPSPTKFSPLQPLLAFAVAVGCVFMAWLAREWDARDLGTALYPATVGGIILAITGFVYLALPSLFNLIRNNVLRVIGFGTNAATRTIAEAQPFLSQTYPQYGIAWYDVIIQEYGLMLFTAAVAAVWMIWNTYRNDDHRAELLLVLVWAAFITAAAFTQVRFNYYLAVPVAVLNAYLLKQILSVANLTDRESLTNVEGYQVLAIVFVVLLIVPVLVTPASLGTSGAPNIDQTRTAMESGQTRPGAITEWDGSLDWMANNTPAEGDYGNANNAGELDYYGTYRQNDGDFDYPEGAYGVMSWWDYGHWITVEGERIPDANPFQEGATTAANYLLSQSERQANDVLETLGNDSAEETRYVMVDWKMVEPTAKFSAPTVFKDDASRWDYYTRVYTGLNQQSQSQPRVLFRMKDQAYYETMASRLYNYHGSRVEPSPVVIDYDRISGANPDVFAQTPQSPNASVIRRFDTMQQARQFVANDSTAQIGGVGPFPSEPIPALEHYRVVKQSQSSATNSSQYARTLRTEMRLLQRAGVNPQALFRTSPSWVKTFERVPGATVTGSAPANTTVTASVRLSPTGQNGSFTYTQQAETGQDGQFTMTLPYSTTGYDEWGTEEGYTNVSVRAAGPYQFTTPRTVESGNLTYHNATAPVTEGQVIGESEQNVTVELTETSVPLQQNQNDSSGNQTSAGDQSPSNETAAGNQTDDGDQTAGGNATDGNATNSSAMAAPDSAAPEREETVPARAGLVGAYAGALVLAGRD; encoded by the coding sequence ATGAGCCAGCAGACCGAGCAGGTCGAGGACTCGACCGACACCGCCGAGTCGGTCCTCGACAGCTTCGAGGACTGGTATCACGTCCCCGTGCTCGCCGCAGCGATCGCGTTCATGCTGTGGGTGCGGCTCCAGTCGTACGGACAGTTCATCAGAGACGGCGAGGTGTACTTCGCTGGTAACGACGCCTGGTACCACCTCCGCCAGGTGCAGTACACGGTGCACAACTGGCCCGCCACGATGCCGTTCGACCCCTGGACCTACTTCCCGTTCGGCACCAGCGTGGGCCAGTTCGGCACCCTCTACGACCAACTGGTTGCCACTGCCGCCCTCGTGGTCGGCCTGGGCGACCCCTCCAGCACGCTCGTGGCTAAGACCCTCCTGGTCGCGCCCGCGGTCTTCGGCGCCCTCATCGCGATACCGACGTACCTGGTGGGCAAGCGCCTCGGCGGTCGCCCCGGCGGCCTGTTCGGCGTCGTCGTCCTGGCGCTGTTCCCCGGCACGTTCCTCCGCCGCGGCCTGGTCGGGTTCGCCGACCACAACATCGCCGAGCCGCTGTTCCAGACGTTCGCCGTGCTCGCGATGATGGTCGCGCTAACCGTCGGCGAGCGCGAGAGGCCCGTCTACGAACTGGTCGCCGACCGCGACATCGAGGCGCTCCGCGCGCCGCTCGTCTACAGCGCGCTCGCCGGCGTCGCCACCGCACTCTACATCTGGACGTGGCCGCCGGGCGTGCTCCTCGTCGGCATCTTCGGCGTCTTCTTCGGGCTGAAGCTGACCGCCGACTACGTCCGCGGCGTCAGCCCCGACCACCTCGGGTTCGTCGGCGCGGTGAGCATGGCTGTAGCGGGCCTGCTCCTGCTGGTCCCGCTCGGCACGCTGAATCCGAGCCCGACCAAGTTCTCGCCGCTCCAGCCGCTGCTCGCGTTCGCGGTGGCTGTCGGCTGCGTGTTCATGGCGTGGCTCGCCCGCGAGTGGGACGCCCGGGACCTCGGGACCGCGCTCTATCCGGCCACGGTCGGGGGCATTATCCTCGCGATAACCGGCTTTGTCTATCTGGCGCTCCCGTCACTGTTCAATCTCATCCGGAACAACGTCCTTCGTGTTATCGGATTCGGCACGAACGCCGCGACCCGGACCATCGCCGAGGCCCAGCCGTTCCTCTCCCAGACCTACCCGCAGTACGGCATCGCCTGGTACGACGTCATCATCCAGGAGTACGGGCTGATGCTGTTCACCGCAGCCGTCGCCGCTGTCTGGATGATCTGGAACACCTACCGCAACGACGACCACCGCGCCGAACTCCTGCTCGTGCTGGTCTGGGCGGCGTTCATCACCGCCGCCGCGTTCACCCAGGTGCGGTTCAACTACTACCTCGCGGTCCCCGTCGCGGTGCTGAACGCCTACCTCCTCAAGCAGATACTCTCGGTGGCGAACCTCACCGACCGCGAGTCGCTGACGAACGTCGAGGGGTACCAGGTCCTCGCGATCGTGTTCGTGGTGCTGCTCATCGTCCCCGTGCTCGTCACGCCGGCGAGCCTCGGCACGTCTGGAGCCCCCAACATCGACCAGACCCGGACCGCGATGGAGTCCGGACAGACGCGTCCCGGGGCGATAACCGAATGGGACGGGTCGCTCGACTGGATGGCGAACAACACGCCTGCGGAGGGCGACTACGGTAACGCCAACAACGCGGGCGAACTCGACTACTACGGCACCTACCGCCAGAACGACGGCGACTTCGACTATCCGGAGGGCGCCTACGGCGTGATGTCGTGGTGGGACTACGGCCACTGGATCACCGTGGAGGGCGAGCGCATCCCCGACGCCAACCCGTTCCAGGAGGGCGCCACCACCGCGGCGAACTATCTGCTCTCCCAGAGCGAGCGGCAGGCGAACGACGTCCTCGAGACGCTCGGAAACGACAGCGCCGAGGAGACCCGCTACGTGATGGTCGACTGGAAGATGGTCGAACCCACCGCCAAGTTCTCCGCGCCGACGGTGTTCAAGGACGACGCCAGCCGGTGGGACTACTACACGCGCGTGTACACCGGCCTGAACCAGCAGAGCCAGAGCCAGCCCCGCGTCCTCTTCCGGATGAAGGACCAGGCCTACTACGAGACGATGGCCTCGCGGCTCTACAACTACCACGGGAGCCGGGTCGAGCCGAGCCCGGTCGTGATCGACTACGACCGCATCTCGGGCGCGAACCCCGACGTGTTCGCCCAGACGCCCCAGTCGCCGAACGCGAGCGTCATCCGGCGGTTCGACACGATGCAGCAGGCCCGACAGTTCGTCGCCAACGACTCGACGGCCCAGATCGGCGGCGTCGGGCCGTTCCCGAGCGAGCCGATTCCGGCGCTCGAACACTACCGCGTCGTCAAGCAGAGCCAGTCGTCGGCCACGAACTCCTCGCAGTACGCCCGGACGCTCCGGACAGAGATGCGGCTGCTCCAGCGGGCGGGCGTGAACCCGCAGGCGCTGTTCCGCACCTCGCCGTCGTGGGTCAAGACGTTCGAGCGCGTGCCCGGCGCGACGGTGACCGGGTCCGCCCCGGCCAACACGACGGTCACGGCGAGCGTCCGGCTGTCGCCGACCGGCCAGAACGGATCGTTCACCTACACCCAGCAGGCCGAGACCGGCCAGGACGGCCAGTTCACGATGACGCTGCCGTACTCCACGACCGGGTACGACGAGTGGGGTACCGAGGAGGGGTACACTAATGTCAGCGTGCGGGCTGCGGGTCCGTACCAGTTCACCACGCCCCGCACCGTCGAGAGCGGGAACCTGACCTACCACAACGCGACCGCTCCGGTCACCGAGGGTCAGGTCATCGGCGAGAGCGAGCAGAACGTCACCGTCGAGCTGACGGAGACGTCAGTCCCGCTCCAGCAGAACCAGAACGACTCGTCGGGCAACCAGACGAGCGCGGGTGACCAGTCCCCGTCGAACGAGACGGCCGCCGGTAACCAGACCGACGACGGCGATCAGACGGCCGGCGGCAACGCGACCGACGGCAACGCCACGAACTCGTCGGCGATGGCGGCGCCCGACTCGGCCGCGCCCGAGCGCGAGGAGACGGTCCCGGCGCGCGCCGGCCTCGTCGGCGCCTACGCGGGGGCGCTCGTCCTCGCCGGTCGGGACTGA
- a CDS encoding sulfatase encodes MNLALVTVDSLRADHVGCYGYERETTPNIDNLASHSHTFTDTVAHACATRPSFPSLLTSTQGMLYGGFDHLSDEQIPISVPLSERGYATGGFHSNPFLSAEFGYARGFDVFSDSEDDPTLVSRIRRYVSNNLDGPLHDLLEWLYNRGQEHAGVDVGSYYQDAASLTDEALAWVESAEEPWFLWVHYMDPHHPYIPPDEHQVFGETQSKRRGVKLRQQVLEDPDSLSDEDWSDLIDLYDAEIRYTDTEIGRLIDSLDDATWMLTADHGEEFYEHGNFGHKNRFYEEHVHVPLLFGGTEGSGRHDDLVGLNDVPATLLEEAEIDVPETYRGQHVLSGERDRVVGGWGSDAGTNLDEIRLMSRTSEEKYIRNVETDTEQRYDLRNDPNEQENIAANGIPNEHVSAVEIFVDEIQDTAGRSESVEVGDDIEERLKNLGYKE; translated from the coding sequence ATGAACCTGGCCCTCGTTACGGTGGACTCTCTCCGTGCAGACCACGTCGGCTGTTACGGTTACGAGCGGGAGACAACGCCGAATATCGATAATTTAGCCTCCCACTCCCACACATTCACCGATACTGTCGCTCATGCTTGCGCTACACGGCCTTCTTTTCCGTCGCTTCTCACGTCTACTCAAGGGATGCTCTACGGGGGTTTCGACCACCTCTCCGACGAGCAAATTCCAATCTCCGTTCCACTCTCGGAGCGGGGGTACGCTACCGGAGGATTTCACTCGAACCCCTTTCTCTCCGCCGAGTTCGGTTACGCTCGGGGATTCGACGTCTTCAGTGACTCAGAGGACGACCCGACGCTCGTTTCTCGAATCCGGCGCTATGTCTCGAACAACCTCGACGGACCGCTCCACGACCTGCTGGAGTGGCTGTACAACCGAGGGCAGGAACACGCGGGTGTGGACGTAGGGTCGTACTACCAAGACGCAGCGTCGCTCACCGACGAGGCGCTAGCGTGGGTAGAATCCGCAGAAGAACCGTGGTTCCTGTGGGTCCACTACATGGATCCCCATCACCCCTATATCCCGCCCGACGAACACCAAGTGTTCGGCGAGACCCAGTCGAAGCGCCGCGGGGTGAAACTCCGCCAGCAGGTCCTCGAAGATCCTGATTCGCTCTCCGACGAGGACTGGTCGGATCTAATTGACCTCTACGACGCGGAGATTCGATACACCGACACCGAAATCGGCCGTCTAATCGACAGTCTGGACGACGCGACGTGGATGCTAACGGCGGATCACGGCGAGGAGTTTTACGAACACGGAAACTTCGGGCACAAGAACCGCTTCTACGAGGAGCACGTCCACGTTCCCCTACTGTTCGGCGGAACCGAAGGATCGGGCCGCCACGACGATCTCGTGGGCCTCAACGACGTTCCTGCGACCCTGCTGGAGGAGGCCGAAATCGACGTGCCGGAGACTTACCGCGGTCAGCATGTCCTGTCTGGCGAGCGCGACCGAGTCGTCGGTGGGTGGGGCAGTGACGCCGGGACCAACCTCGATGAGATTCGTCTGATGAGTCGGACCAGTGAGGAGAAGTACATCCGGAACGTCGAGACCGATACTGAGCAACGCTACGACCTGCGAAACGACCCGAACGAGCAAGAGAACATCGCCGCGAACGGGATTCCAAACGAACACGTTTCCGCAGTTGAGATCTTCGTTGACGAGATACAGGATACGGCCGGTCGCTCAGAGTCGGTCGAAGTCGGTGACGACATCGAAGAACGACTCAAAAACCTCGGATACAAGGAATGA
- a CDS encoding lipopolysaccharide biosynthesis protein: protein MGKILLMLVGFAGSIVFARVLGPVGYGAFHVVVALTNVLDNPISGLGTACKKRISEHGQDAGAILTIGLAVTAGMGLLVGGLLLVVGPHFNYFDIENGPLYVTVAFFGIIFFKVLQPMVAGQGQFGTAVFLDSMRSFFTIPIQLVLIFLGWGIAGMVYGLTAASLLTVPITLYVLGVRPAMPDREAIRSIWEYAKFSVPSNFIGTAYGKVDILLLGAILGSGASGQYKIAMQLVLPGASLSMVMRSGLFTEVSSQSSRGEGIAQQVTNNVAFASVLAIPLFFGALAMPESIVVTIFGSEYRAAAPLLVGLAAYQILQTQSSQISSVLEGLDRPDLRMYIVAVTLVTNVVLGVILVRNLGTAGIVVATIIAEALKFSWMTYLARQHVKYEIFPTPVRYQFVAAIGMFVIVELLHRWWGVRSWFDLLAIVGAGAAIYAVVLILLSEIFMHTAKSILADAREQYR from the coding sequence GTGGGGAAGATACTGCTCATGCTCGTCGGATTCGCGGGGAGCATCGTCTTCGCGCGCGTTCTCGGGCCGGTTGGCTACGGTGCCTTCCACGTCGTCGTCGCACTAACAAACGTCCTCGACAATCCCATCAGCGGCCTCGGCACTGCATGCAAGAAACGCATCTCCGAACACGGCCAAGACGCTGGAGCCATCCTTACCATCGGCCTTGCCGTGACCGCTGGAATGGGACTTCTCGTCGGCGGTCTCCTACTAGTCGTAGGGCCGCACTTTAACTACTTCGATATCGAGAACGGCCCGCTGTACGTCACCGTCGCGTTCTTCGGCATCATCTTCTTCAAGGTCCTGCAACCGATGGTCGCCGGTCAGGGTCAGTTCGGGACCGCTGTGTTCCTCGACTCCATGCGGTCGTTCTTCACAATTCCGATCCAGTTAGTACTGATCTTCCTCGGATGGGGCATCGCCGGGATGGTCTATGGGCTCACCGCCGCATCCCTGCTGACAGTCCCGATTACACTCTACGTCCTCGGCGTCCGTCCGGCGATGCCCGACCGAGAGGCGATCCGGAGCATTTGGGAGTACGCGAAGTTCTCCGTTCCGAGCAACTTCATCGGCACCGCATACGGGAAGGTTGATATCTTGCTCCTCGGTGCGATTCTCGGATCGGGTGCATCGGGTCAGTACAAAATCGCCATGCAACTCGTCCTTCCCGGTGCGTCCCTCTCAATGGTGATGCGATCGGGGCTGTTTACCGAGGTTAGTTCGCAGTCGAGTCGCGGCGAGGGCATCGCCCAACAGGTCACGAATAACGTCGCGTTCGCATCGGTGCTGGCCATCCCGCTGTTCTTCGGTGCGCTGGCGATGCCGGAGTCCATCGTCGTCACGATCTTTGGGAGTGAGTATCGCGCGGCCGCGCCGCTCCTCGTGGGCCTCGCCGCGTACCAAATCCTCCAGACACAATCGTCCCAGATTTCGTCGGTACTCGAGGGCCTTGACCGGCCGGACCTCAGGATGTACATCGTCGCCGTGACGCTCGTGACGAACGTAGTACTCGGCGTCATTCTCGTCCGTAACCTCGGCACGGCCGGCATCGTCGTCGCTACCATCATCGCCGAGGCTCTAAAGTTCTCGTGGATGACGTACCTCGCGCGTCAGCACGTGAAGTACGAAATTTTCCCGACCCCCGTTCGATACCAGTTCGTCGCCGCTATCGGGATGTTCGTGATAGTAGAACTCCTCCACCGGTGGTGGGGCGTGAGGTCGTGGTTCGACCTCCTAGCTATCGTCGGTGCTGGGGCCGCCATCTACGCTGTGGTATTGATATTGCTCTCTGAGATCTTCATGCACACCGCTAAAAGCATTCTTGCTGACGCTCGAGAGCAGTATCGGTAA
- a CDS encoding alkaline phosphatase family protein, with product MTLVVLALDALDPAHVERSGTDEFQLSTYGECETFSYMYEKPHTIEVWPTIATGYHPSKHGITKERTSQWDNPVVNFASRFVGWLPGKHRAALGEAAERVTGADWELEEVDAPTFLNGPGRVVHNWPGVHRGEELQRAWDIFREANQNDMSMQEFDREIRGIAAEQFGWCREMLNHDLNLVATHIHVIDATGHVYRNNQKRYYDTYQWTAERVSEIRSAMSSEDELLIISDHGIDTPWVSRKRDQDIGSHSWRAFSSTTLDTRPESVFDVKEWVENHVDDATVDEEDIDIPEEQLRDLGYI from the coding sequence TGACGCGCTTGATCCCGCTCATGTAGAGCGATCCGGAACGGACGAATTCCAACTATCCACCTATGGGGAGTGTGAAACCTTTTCATATATGTACGAGAAACCCCATACAATCGAAGTGTGGCCCACAATTGCGACGGGATACCACCCTTCAAAACATGGGATAACAAAGGAGCGAACTAGTCAGTGGGACAATCCCGTGGTAAACTTTGCGTCCCGATTTGTGGGCTGGCTTCCGGGTAAGCACCGTGCTGCCTTGGGGGAGGCAGCTGAAAGAGTTACCGGTGCAGACTGGGAATTGGAGGAAGTTGATGCCCCAACTTTCTTAAACGGGCCGGGGCGAGTCGTTCACAACTGGCCAGGCGTCCACCGCGGAGAGGAACTTCAGCGCGCATGGGACATATTCAGAGAAGCGAACCAGAACGACATGTCGATGCAGGAATTCGACCGCGAAATCCGCGGAATCGCCGCCGAGCAGTTCGGGTGGTGTCGCGAGATGCTCAACCATGATTTGAACCTCGTAGCGACACACATCCACGTAATCGATGCCACTGGACACGTCTATCGGAACAATCAAAAGCGCTACTACGACACGTACCAGTGGACTGCGGAGCGAGTCAGTGAAATCCGATCAGCGATGTCTTCGGAGGACGAACTGCTTATAATCAGCGATCACGGAATAGATACTCCTTGGGTGTCTCGAAAGCGGGACCAAGACATTGGCAGTCACTCTTGGCGTGCGTTCTCTTCTACCACACTAGACACGCGGCCGGAAAGTGTCTTCGACGTGAAAGAATGGGTCGAAAACCATGTCGATGATGCGACTGTCGACGAAGAAGATATCGACATCCCAGAAGAGCAACTCCGCGACCTTGGCTACATTTAG